The proteins below come from a single Chryseobacterium sp. MA9 genomic window:
- a CDS encoding phenylacetate--CoA ligase family protein, producing the protein MEFHPSIEKAEIQEIKIFQEEKLHELLIYLETHSSFYQKLFKENNITIADIRTLEDLQKIPTTTKNDLQQYNHDFFCITPDKIVDYSTTSGTLGDPVTFGLSDSDLERLAYNEAISFACAGIQKGDVVQMITTIDKRFMAGLAYFLGLRKMGASVVRMGPGIPELQWDSIFRYKPKYLITVPSFLLKMIDYAEKHGLDYKKSSVYGAVCIGESIKNQDFTDNILSQKIKEKWNIKLFSTYASTEMSTAFTECEFQIGGHHHPELIITEILDDNGNPVNEGENGELTITTLGVEAIPLLRFKTGDIVKAHYEPCQCGRNTMRLGPVVGRKQQMIKYKGTTLYPPAMNDILNDFNNILCYQIVIQANEIGLDEIIIKLSTEEEHDSFVNEVRDHFRAKLRVSPKIEIIDFDILSKTVFNPNSRKPITFIDLR; encoded by the coding sequence TTGGAATTTCATCCGTCAATCGAGAAAGCAGAGATTCAGGAAATCAAAATATTTCAGGAAGAAAAACTTCATGAGCTTTTGATCTATCTTGAGACTCATTCATCTTTTTATCAGAAACTGTTCAAAGAAAACAATATCACTATTGCTGACATTCGTACGTTGGAAGATCTTCAGAAGATTCCCACCACCACAAAAAATGATCTTCAGCAGTATAACCATGATTTTTTCTGTATAACACCTGATAAAATTGTTGATTACAGCACCACTTCCGGAACTTTGGGAGATCCGGTTACTTTCGGATTGTCCGACAGTGATCTTGAGAGGCTTGCGTACAATGAAGCGATATCGTTTGCCTGTGCAGGAATTCAAAAGGGAGATGTTGTTCAGATGATTACCACCATAGACAAACGGTTTATGGCGGGGCTTGCTTACTTCCTGGGCTTAAGAAAAATGGGTGCAAGTGTGGTGAGAATGGGACCCGGAATTCCTGAACTGCAGTGGGATTCTATTTTCAGATATAAACCTAAATATCTGATCACAGTACCTTCTTTTCTGCTGAAAATGATTGATTATGCCGAAAAACACGGATTAGATTATAAAAAATCGAGTGTTTACGGTGCAGTATGCATCGGAGAAAGTATCAAAAATCAGGATTTTACAGATAATATCCTTTCACAGAAAATCAAGGAGAAATGGAATATAAAACTCTTTTCAACCTATGCTTCTACTGAAATGAGTACCGCTTTTACAGAGTGCGAATTCCAGATCGGAGGACATCATCATCCGGAACTGATCATTACAGAAATTCTTGATGATAACGGAAATCCGGTAAACGAAGGAGAAAATGGTGAACTTACCATCACTACTTTAGGAGTAGAAGCCATTCCGCTCTTAAGATTTAAAACCGGAGATATTGTAAAAGCTCATTATGAACCATGCCAGTGTGGAAGAAATACAATGAGATTAGGACCTGTAGTAGGCAGGAAACAGCAGATGATCAAATACAAAGGAACAACTTTGTATCCGCCTGCTATGAATGATATTTTAAATGACTTCAACAATATCTTATGCTATCAGATCGTTATTCAGGCCAACGAAATAGGGCTTGATGAAATAATCATTAAACTAAGCACAGAAGAAGAACATGATAGCTTTGTCAATGAAGTGAGAGATCATTTCCGGGCAAAATTGAGAGTAAGTCCGAAGATTGAAATCATTGATTTTGATATCCTGTCTAAAACTGTTTTTAATCCAAACAGCAGAAAACCAATTACTTTTATAGATTTAAGATAA
- a CDS encoding M23 family metallopeptidase has protein sequence MKIFYHLMLFVCFINMGIVNAQNKYPQNYFRNPLNIPMQLAANFGAVRTNHFHMGLDLRTNSQENLPVLAAAEGYVSRIKVERYGFGNAVYITHPNGYTTVYAHLNKYFSKLDEYVKEKQYKDEKWEQDITFQPGQFPMEKGQQIALSGNTGGSAGPHLHFEIRDTKTEECLNPLLFGFSIPDNIAPIISGLYWYDRRFSTYEPGANGIAVKKAGNVYTSNLVQVNSPEISFAIKAVDKANQGFNLGIYNAELLMDGRLIYSFKIDKVHYDDTRYINGCIDYTKFIRDKMGIQHLSDLPGMKLQNYSLSNLTGIINLQDENVHTIEIVLKDVKGNTSRLTTKLQLNKTSEKISSTGKTVMPNEGKTIITENTEIGFSKNAVYDAVNFNAYERPDNDPNAVSNTIVLHSPYIPVQDEYTLKIKPNRKLTTAEKDKAVILLDYGSDKNVVKVKWNGDRAEGQFNRLGTAKLLIDNNLPSVSPGWAEGAMVNGNSLLLKGTTKVGDIISFRAELDGKWLRFARVKDNFVYTFDEKCPKGSGSHTLKVTTVNTAGNTNMQTFTFQR, from the coding sequence ATGAAAATCTTTTATCACCTGATGCTTTTTGTTTGTTTTATCAACATGGGCATTGTAAACGCTCAAAATAAGTACCCTCAGAATTATTTCCGGAACCCCTTAAACATTCCTATGCAGCTGGCTGCCAATTTTGGCGCTGTCCGTACCAATCATTTTCACATGGGATTGGATTTGAGAACCAATAGTCAGGAGAATTTACCGGTTCTTGCAGCAGCAGAAGGCTATGTGAGCAGAATAAAAGTGGAGCGGTACGGATTTGGAAATGCAGTATACATCACCCATCCCAACGGTTATACCACAGTATATGCCCATTTGAATAAATACTTCAGTAAACTGGATGAATATGTAAAGGAAAAACAATATAAAGACGAAAAGTGGGAACAGGACATTACTTTTCAGCCAGGACAGTTTCCGATGGAGAAAGGGCAGCAAATTGCTTTGAGTGGAAATACCGGAGGCTCTGCGGGGCCGCATCTGCATTTTGAAATAAGAGATACCAAAACAGAAGAATGTCTTAATCCGTTGCTTTTTGGCTTTAGCATTCCTGATAATATCGCACCAATTATCAGTGGATTGTATTGGTATGACCGTCGTTTCAGCACTTATGAACCAGGGGCGAATGGAATCGCAGTAAAAAAAGCGGGAAATGTTTATACTTCTAATCTCGTTCAGGTTAATTCTCCAGAAATAAGTTTTGCCATTAAAGCAGTAGATAAGGCTAATCAAGGATTTAATCTGGGCATTTATAATGCAGAACTATTGATGGATGGCAGGCTGATTTACAGTTTTAAAATTGATAAGGTGCACTATGATGATACCCGTTATATCAATGGCTGTATAGACTATACTAAATTCATCAGGGATAAAATGGGAATTCAGCATTTATCTGATTTACCGGGAATGAAGCTTCAGAATTATAGTCTTTCAAATTTAACAGGGATTATCAACCTTCAGGATGAAAATGTTCATACTATTGAAATTGTTCTGAAAGATGTTAAAGGAAACACGAGCCGGTTAACAACAAAACTGCAGTTAAATAAAACTTCAGAAAAAATATCTTCTACAGGAAAAACTGTAATGCCTAACGAAGGGAAAACCATTATCACAGAAAATACAGAGATCGGTTTTAGCAAAAATGCAGTTTATGATGCGGTAAATTTTAATGCCTATGAAAGACCTGATAATGATCCAAATGCTGTTTCAAATACAATTGTCTTGCATAGCCCGTATATTCCTGTTCAGGATGAATATACTTTGAAAATAAAACCGAATAGAAAGTTAACCACTGCAGAAAAAGATAAAGCTGTTATTCTCCTTGATTATGGCAGTGACAAAAATGTCGTAAAAGTAAAATGGAATGGTGATCGGGCAGAAGGACAATTCAACAGATTAGGGACAGCAAAATTATTGATTGATAATAATCTGCCGTCTGTTTCACCAGGCTGGGCTGAAGGAGCAATGGTTAATGGCAATTCATTACTGTTAAAAGGAACAACGAAAGTGGGAGATATTATTTCATTTCGGGCTGAACTGGATGGAAAGTGGCTCCGCTTTGCCCGTGTAAAAGATAATTTTGTATACACTTTTGATGAAAAATGTCCAAAGGGATCTGGCTCGCATACGTTGAAAGTAACTACAGTCAATACTGCTGGAAATACCAATATGCAAACTTTTACGTTTCAGAGATAA